The Cydia pomonella isolate Wapato2018A chromosome 20, ilCydPomo1, whole genome shotgun sequence genome contains a region encoding:
- the LOC133529151 gene encoding uncharacterized protein LOC133529151, whose protein sequence is MEKIGVIAVTSLLMSAITIQFVVVYTVTNFFIEKECNWWIMLIYNSYYVAYSLGLLVLLQWGFVALAVHGASASVNQHLERLHHGEYFSLVGSGASSVQLCTGP, encoded by the exons ATGGAGAAAATTGGCGTCATCGCGGTGACTAGCTTATTGATGAGCGCCATAACGATTCAGTTTGTTGTGGTCTACACCGTGACGAATTTCTTCATTGAAAAAGAATGCAATT GGTggataatgttaatatacaaCTCGTACTACGTGGCCTACAGTCTCGGTCTGCTGGTGCTGCTGCAGTGGGGCTTCGTTGCTTTAGCTGTTCACGGCGCCTCGGCTTCGGTCAACCAGCACCTAGAGCGACTGCACCACGGTGAATATTTTTCTTTAGTCGGTAGTGGGGCTTCATCGGTTCAGCTGTGCACGGGGCCGTAG
- the LOC133529281 gene encoding uncharacterized protein LOC133529281 has product MDNVIQGGKKGLRWYEEVYYYLFCGRVIDIHLNTCKISFIDSEPSQRQYLSALENLPTLFNHIIGMLQVKPEVLEKNDVTTFLESPLDGDVDINPRETELNVFKRESKFEDVNVIKEMQGSDWTLKADENFDAFVGSIPGGLQLTAEEVAERMVLTERKLEEYHNDTR; this is encoded by the exons atGGATAATGTCATCCAGGGAGGAAAAAAGGGACTACGTTGGTATGAAGAAGTG tactattatttattctgtggtcgaGTAATAGACATTCACCTTAATACCTGTAAAATTTCCTTCATAGACTCGGAGCCGTCACAACGCCAATACTTAAGTGCATTGGAAAACCTACCCACATTATTCAACCACATCATCGGCATGCTGCAAGTGAAACCAGAGGTTCTCGAAAAAAACGACGTCACAACATTTCTGGAATCACCATTGGATGGCGATGTTGATATAAATCCACGGGAAACTGAACTTAATGTCTTTAAGAGagagtctaaatttgaagacGTGAATGTTATTAAGGAGATGCAAGGATCTGATTGGACTCTAAAAGCAGATGAAAATTTTGATGCATTCGTTGGTTCGATTCCTGGAGGGCTCCAGTTGACGGCAGAAGAAGTAGCGGAGAGGATGGTACTGACTGAAAGAAAATTGGAAGAATATCATAATGACACCCGTTGA